One Oscillospiraceae bacterium genomic region harbors:
- a CDS encoding DNA-directed RNA polymerase subunit beta, translating into MVKVKPVQNGRTTRMSFSRINEVIGMPNLIEIQKNSYNWFLEEGLHEVFHDIAAIEDYTGNLVLEFVDYRLDKTPKYTIKECKERDATYAAPLYVTARLFNKQTGEVKEQEIFMGDFPLMTDSGTFISNGAERAIVSQLVRSPGVFYGSSKDRTGKDLFTATMNPNRGAWLEYETDSQDVFYVRIDKNRKLPVTTLIRALGLSTDEQIKQFFGDSEPKINASLEKDITHNTEEGLLEVYRKLRPGEPPTVESSRSHLDALFFDPRRYDLARFGRYKMNNKLALARRIAGYKAAEDIIAPLTGELLAAKGEKINLAKANEIDAAGVTRVTVLVEKKGQEAYPVIVISNGCVDAQPFFSFDVDAEAGINERANFAEIRKILEATSDPEEQKELLRQNHDILISRTVTVDDIFASINYLLGLDHGIGVTDEIDHLGNRRVRSVGELLQNQFRIGFSRMERVIRERMTLQNQENGEITPQSLVNIRPVVAAIKEFIGSSPLSQFMDQNNPLAELTHKRRLSALGPGGLSRDRAGFEVRDVHYTHYGRLCPIETPEGPNIGLISYLATYAKINKYGFVEAPYRKVDKATGTVTDEVVYMTADVEDEYIVAQANEPLDENNHFVRPRVSGRHRNDIQEFDASQVDFMDVSPRMMVSVATACIPFLENDDCNRALMGSNMQRQAVPLMVTQQPIVATGMEYKAATDSGVCILAAREGTVEFVDAEKIVVRCPDGSADTYELIKFMRSNQGNCNNQRPIVNVGDVVKAGDVLADGPATKNGEISLGKNALIGFMTWEGYNYEDAVLLNEKLVREDVYTSIHIEEYETEARDTKLGPEEITRDIPNVGDDALKDLDDRGIIRIGAEVKTGDILVGKVTPKGETELTAEERLLRAIFGEKAREVRDTSLRVPHGAYGIVVDVKVFTPENSDELQPGVRMCVRCYIAQKRKISVGDKMAGRHGNKGVVSRILPQEDMPFLPDGTPLDIVLNPLGVPSRMNIGQVLEVNLGYVAKALGWKVQTPVFDGAHEADLRDCFAEAREKWHGENAPEYPTKLPRLMGENGHIIDFSKIDLTDDGKTTVYDGRTGEKFPSKVTVGYMYYLKLHHLVDDKIHARSTGPYSMVTQQPLGGKAQFGGQRFGEMEVWALEAYGAAYTLQEILTIKSDDVVGRVKTYEAIVKGDPIPRPGIPESFRVMLKELQSLGLDIVVQDKEGNAVDMRQEFDDDDSSFENSDYDLGDNVMVESELQDEYSVKDADEGFDDDLDEDAGPSAEDLAAIESDSFDD; encoded by the coding sequence ATGGTAAAGGTCAAGCCCGTACAAAACGGCAGAACGACCCGCATGAGCTTTTCCCGCATCAACGAAGTGATTGGCATGCCCAATCTGATCGAGATCCAGAAAAACTCTTACAACTGGTTCCTGGAGGAAGGTCTGCACGAAGTCTTCCACGATATTGCCGCTATCGAGGACTATACCGGCAATCTCGTGCTGGAGTTTGTGGACTACCGCCTGGACAAAACCCCCAAGTATACCATTAAAGAATGTAAGGAACGGGACGCTACGTATGCAGCGCCCCTGTACGTCACTGCCCGTCTGTTCAATAAGCAGACCGGCGAGGTCAAGGAGCAGGAGATCTTCATGGGCGACTTCCCGCTCATGACCGATTCCGGCACCTTTATCTCCAATGGTGCCGAGCGTGCAATCGTTTCCCAGTTGGTTCGTTCTCCCGGCGTGTTCTACGGCTCCAGCAAGGACCGTACCGGCAAGGACCTGTTCACCGCCACCATGAACCCCAACCGCGGTGCCTGGCTGGAGTACGAGACCGACTCCCAGGACGTTTTCTATGTCCGCATCGATAAGAACCGCAAGCTGCCTGTCACGACCCTGATCCGTGCCTTGGGCCTGTCCACCGATGAGCAGATCAAGCAGTTCTTCGGCGATTCCGAGCCGAAGATCAACGCTTCTCTCGAAAAGGACATCACCCATAACACCGAGGAAGGCCTGCTGGAAGTCTACCGCAAGCTGCGCCCCGGCGAGCCCCCGACGGTCGAGAGCTCCCGCTCCCACCTGGACGCCCTGTTCTTCGACCCGCGCCGCTACGACTTGGCTCGTTTCGGCCGTTATAAGATGAACAACAAGCTCGCGCTGGCCCGCCGCATTGCCGGTTACAAGGCCGCCGAGGACATCATCGCTCCCCTGACCGGCGAACTGCTGGCCGCCAAGGGCGAGAAGATCAACCTGGCCAAGGCCAACGAGATCGATGCCGCCGGTGTTACCCGCGTCACCGTTCTGGTGGAGAAGAAGGGCCAGGAGGCTTACCCTGTCATCGTCATCTCCAACGGCTGTGTGGACGCCCAGCCCTTCTTCAGCTTCGATGTCGATGCTGAGGCCGGCATCAACGAGCGCGCCAACTTCGCCGAGATTCGCAAGATCCTTGAGGCCACCTCTGACCCCGAGGAGCAGAAAGAGCTGCTGCGCCAGAATCACGATATTCTGATCAGCCGCACTGTCACCGTCGATGACATCTTCGCTTCCATCAACTACCTGCTGGGCCTTGACCACGGTATCGGCGTGACCGACGAGATCGACCACTTGGGCAACCGTCGTGTCCGCAGCGTCGGCGAGCTGCTGCAGAACCAGTTCCGCATCGGCTTCTCCCGCATGGAGCGCGTCATCCGTGAGCGTATGACCCTGCAGAACCAGGAGAACGGCGAGATCACCCCGCAGAGCCTGGTCAACATCCGCCCCGTCGTGGCCGCTATCAAAGAGTTCATCGGCTCCAGCCCGCTGTCTCAGTTCATGGACCAGAACAACCCCCTGGCCGAGCTGACCCACAAGCGTCGTCTGTCTGCCCTGGGCCCCGGTGGTCTGTCCCGTGACCGCGCAGGTTTCGAGGTCCGTGACGTTCATTACACCCACTACGGCCGTCTGTGCCCGATCGAGACCCCTGAAGGTCCCAACATCGGTCTGATCTCCTACCTGGCTACCTACGCCAAGATCAACAAGTACGGCTTTGTCGAGGCCCCGTACCGCAAGGTCGATAAGGCTACCGGAACCGTCACCGACGAGGTCGTCTACATGACCGCCGACGTCGAGGACGAATATATCGTTGCCCAGGCCAACGAGCCGCTGGACGAGAACAACCACTTCGTCCGTCCCCGCGTTTCTGGCCGTCACCGCAACGACATCCAGGAGTTCGACGCTTCTCAGGTCGACTTCATGGACGTTTCTCCCCGTATGATGGTTTCCGTCGCTACGGCCTGCATCCCGTTCCTGGAGAACGACGACTGTAACCGTGCCCTGATGGGCTCTAACATGCAGCGTCAGGCCGTGCCTCTGATGGTCACCCAGCAGCCCATCGTTGCTACCGGTATGGAGTACAAGGCTGCTACCGACTCCGGCGTCTGCATCCTGGCTGCCCGCGAAGGCACCGTTGAGTTTGTCGACGCCGAGAAGATCGTCGTGCGCTGCCCGGACGGTTCTGCCGACACCTATGAGCTGATCAAGTTCATGCGCTCCAACCAGGGCAACTGCAACAACCAGCGCCCCATCGTCAATGTTGGCGATGTCGTCAAGGCAGGCGACGTGCTGGCTGACGGTCCCGCCACCAAAAACGGCGAGATCAGCCTGGGCAAGAACGCCCTGATCGGCTTCATGACCTGGGAAGGCTACAACTACGAGGACGCCGTTCTGCTGAACGAGAAGCTGGTCCGCGAGGACGTCTACACCTCCATCCACATCGAGGAGTACGAGACCGAAGCCCGCGACACCAAGCTGGGACCCGAGGAAATCACTCGTGACATCCCCAACGTCGGTGACGACGCCCTGAAAGACCTGGACGACCGCGGCATCATCCGCATCGGTGCCGAGGTCAAGACCGGCGACATCCTGGTCGGCAAGGTCACCCCGAAGGGCGAGACCGAGCTGACCGCCGAGGAGCGCCTGCTGCGCGCCATCTTCGGTGAGAAGGCCCGCGAAGTCCGCGATACTTCTCTGCGCGTGCCCCACGGTGCTTACGGTATCGTGGTCGACGTTAAGGTCTTTACCCCCGAGAACAGCGATGAGCTGCAGCCCGGCGTGCGTATGTGCGTGCGCTGCTACATCGCCCAGAAGCGTAAGATCAGCGTTGGCGATAAGATGGCTGGCCGTCATGGCAACAAGGGTGTCGTTTCCCGCATCCTGCCGCAGGAGGACATGCCCTTCCTGCCCGACGGCACCCCGCTGGACATCGTGCTGAACCCCCTGGGCGTTCCTTCCCGTATGAACATCGGTCAGGTGCTGGAAGTCAACCTGGGCTATGTTGCCAAGGCTCTGGGCTGGAAGGTCCAGACCCCCGTCTTCGACGGCGCCCACGAAGCCGACCTGCGTGACTGCTTCGCCGAGGCCCGCGAGAAGTGGCACGGCGAGAACGCCCCCGAGTATCCGACCAAGCTGCCCCGCCTGATGGGTGAGAACGGCCACATCATTGATTTCTCCAAGATCGATTTGACCGACGACGGCAAGACCACCGTTTACGATGGCCGTACCGGCGAGAAGTTCCCCAGCAAGGTCACGGTCGGCTATATGTACTACCTCAAGCTGCATCACCTGGTCGATGATAAGATCCATGCCCGTTCCACCGGTCCGTACTCCATGGTCACCCAGCAGCCTCTGGGCGGCAAGGCCCAGTTCGGCGGCCAACGCTTCGGCGAGATGGAAGTCTGGGCGCTGGAAGCTTACGGCGCCGCTTACACCCTGCAGGAGATCCTGACCATCAAATCCGACGATGTCGTGGGCCGTGTCAAGACCTACGAGGCCATCGTCAAGGGCGATCCCATCCCGCGTCCCGGCATCCCCGAGAGCTTCCGCGTTATGCTCAAAGAGCTGCAGAGCCTTGGCCTGGATATCGTTGTGCAGGATAAGGAAGGCAACGCCGTTGACATGCGTCAGGAATTTGACGACGATGACAGCAGCTTTGAAAACAGCGATTACGACCTGGGCGATAATGTCATGGTCGAAAGCGAGCTGCAGGATGAGTACAGCGTCAAGGATGCCGATGAAGGCTTTGATGATGATCTGGACGAGGATGCCGGCCCCAGCGCTGAGGATCTCGCTGCGATCGAGTCTGATTCCTTCGACGATTGA
- a CDS encoding sodium-dependent transporter, with protein MKNEKRSSFSGRLGFVLSAAGASVGLGNIWRFPYLAAKYGGGIFLLIYIVLALTFGYTMIMAETALGRMTGKSPVGAYASFAKPGKRGGFLGFGGWINAIIPVLIVPYYSVIGGWVIRYLVGYLAGQSQALAADGFFSDFISNGAVTEICFLAFALFTLGIIFAGVRNGVERVSKVMMPVLVVLSVIITAYSVTRPGALAGVKYFLVPNPANFSWMTVVTAMGQMFYSLSIAMGILVTFGSYMKKDVSIEDATQNVEVFDTIIAVMAGLMIIPAVFAFSAGEPDTLQAGPALMFITLPKVFASMDLGRAVGVLFFVLVLFAAVTSSIALTESAVSTFQDELGWSRRKATVLVGVIMVGLGTLSSLGYGPLAGVTVLGMQFLDFFDFLTNSVMMPIAAIATCLLVSRVVGVERIEHEVTLEGGSFRRKKVFNFMIRWLCPVFAAIILASSVANAFGIIAM; from the coding sequence ATGAAAAACGAAAAAAGAAGCAGCTTTTCCGGCAGGCTTGGCTTTGTGCTCTCGGCAGCCGGGGCGTCGGTGGGACTGGGCAATATCTGGCGGTTCCCGTACCTGGCGGCCAAATATGGCGGCGGAATCTTCCTTTTGATTTATATCGTGCTGGCGCTTACCTTTGGCTACACGATGATCATGGCCGAAACGGCCCTGGGCCGCATGACCGGCAAAAGCCCGGTGGGCGCTTACGCCAGCTTTGCCAAGCCGGGCAAGCGCGGCGGGTTCTTAGGCTTCGGCGGCTGGATCAACGCCATCATCCCGGTGCTGATCGTACCGTATTACTCGGTCATCGGCGGCTGGGTCATTCGGTATCTGGTGGGGTATCTCGCCGGCCAAAGCCAGGCGCTGGCGGCGGACGGCTTCTTCTCAGATTTCATTTCCAACGGTGCTGTAACAGAGATCTGCTTCCTGGCCTTTGCGCTGTTCACGCTGGGCATCATCTTTGCGGGTGTGCGCAACGGCGTCGAGCGTGTCTCCAAAGTAATGATGCCGGTGCTGGTGGTGCTGTCGGTCATTATCACTGCCTACTCGGTCACGCGGCCGGGAGCGCTGGCGGGCGTCAAGTATTTCCTGGTGCCGAACCCCGCTAACTTCAGCTGGATGACGGTGGTCACGGCGATGGGGCAGATGTTCTACTCGCTGTCCATCGCCATGGGCATCCTGGTCACTTTCGGTTCCTATATGAAAAAGGACGTCTCCATCGAGGACGCGACCCAGAACGTCGAGGTGTTCGACACGATCATCGCCGTCATGGCGGGCCTGATGATCATTCCGGCAGTGTTTGCCTTCTCCGCTGGCGAGCCGGACACCCTGCAGGCGGGGCCCGCGTTGATGTTCATTACGCTCCCCAAAGTTTTTGCCAGCATGGACCTGGGCAGGGCAGTGGGCGTGCTGTTCTTTGTGCTGGTGCTGTTTGCAGCGGTCACCAGCTCCATCGCGCTGACCGAAAGCGCGGTCTCCACCTTCCAGGATGAGCTGGGCTGGAGCCGCCGCAAGGCCACAGTGCTGGTGGGTGTTATCATGGTAGGGCTGGGCACGCTGTCCAGCCTGGGCTACGGCCCGCTGGCCGGGGTGACGGTGCTGGGCATGCAGTTCCTCGATTTCTTCGACTTCCTTACCAACTCGGTGATGATGCCGATCGCGGCCATCGCCACCTGCCTGCTGGTGTCCCGCGTGGTAGGCGTTGAGCGCATCGAACACGAGGTCACCCTCGAGGGCGGGAGTTTCCGCCGGAAGAAGGTCTTCAACTTTATGATCCGCTGGCTCTGCCCGGTGTTCGCGGCGATCATTCTGGCCAGTTCCGTGGCCAATGCGTTTGGGATCATTGCTATGTAA
- a CDS encoding MerR family transcriptional regulator → MMTVNEVSRLTGVSIRALHYYDQIGLLPAAGHTDSGYRLYDDAALERLQQILLFRELEFSLKDIQRILSNSAFDREKALEQQIELLKLKRQHIEDLIALAEKTQTTGGTIMDFTAFDTQKIKDYAAQAKQQWGATPEYKEFEQKTAPKTEKEVSAMGGQLMEIIAAFGKIQSMDPAAPVVQAQVKKLQDFISEHYYTCSKTILGQLGQLYTAGGAFTQNINAAGGPGTAEFASKAIEVYCRTAK, encoded by the coding sequence ATGATGACCGTAAACGAAGTCAGCCGCCTGACCGGCGTGAGTATACGCGCGCTGCACTATTACGACCAGATCGGCCTGCTGCCCGCTGCCGGGCATACCGACAGCGGCTACCGCCTGTATGACGATGCAGCGCTGGAACGTTTGCAGCAAATCCTGTTGTTCCGGGAATTGGAATTTTCGCTGAAAGACATTCAGCGGATCCTGTCTAATTCCGCCTTCGACCGAGAAAAGGCGCTGGAGCAGCAGATCGAACTGCTGAAGCTGAAGCGACAGCATATCGAGGATCTCATCGCCCTTGCGGAAAAGACACAAACCACAGGAGGAACCATTATGGATTTTACCGCATTTGATACACAGAAGATCAAGGACTACGCCGCCCAGGCCAAGCAGCAGTGGGGCGCCACGCCGGAGTACAAAGAGTTTGAGCAAAAGACCGCCCCCAAGACGGAAAAAGAGGTTTCCGCTATGGGCGGCCAGCTGATGGAAATCATTGCAGCTTTCGGTAAGATTCAAAGCATGGACCCTGCTGCCCCCGTCGTGCAGGCCCAGGTGAAGAAGCTGCAAGATTTTATCAGCGAGCATTACTACACCTGCTCCAAAACCATTTTGGGCCAGCTCGGCCAGCTGTACACCGCAGGCGGTGCGTTTACCCAAAACATCAACGCCGCAGGTGGCCCCGGTACCGCCGAGTTTGCCAGCAAGGCGATCGAGGTGTATTGCCGGACGGCAAAATAA
- a CDS encoding PRD domain-containing protein, whose amino-acid sequence MKVIKKINNNVALCLDGNQRELIAFGKGIGFKPIPYELTDLSVIERTYYGISPEYQGLLKEIPKEIFDVSGMLVDLAANSIDADFNRNLVITLADHINFAIDRYKKNIHIKPPYVGNLAYLHEAEYKVATQAVACINQRFGVRLPKEEAAAIALHLINAENSVAPKADFLDASTMISDVIGLIEKRENITIDRSGFNASRFITHMEYLLARIRNNETLENNNDKLFNNLKQEYRETYLCAEDVRTYLQQKTGKNLGSEEMSYLMLHIERFCSREQA is encoded by the coding sequence ATGAAAGTCATCAAAAAGATCAACAATAACGTGGCGCTGTGCCTGGATGGCAACCAGCGTGAGCTCATCGCCTTTGGCAAGGGCATCGGCTTCAAGCCCATCCCATACGAGCTGACGGACCTCTCGGTCATTGAGCGCACCTACTACGGCATCAGCCCCGAATACCAGGGCCTGCTGAAAGAGATCCCCAAGGAGATCTTCGATGTCTCTGGTATGCTCGTTGATCTGGCCGCCAACAGCATCGATGCCGATTTCAACCGCAACCTGGTCATCACCCTGGCGGACCACATCAACTTTGCCATCGACCGCTACAAGAAAAACATCCACATCAAGCCGCCCTACGTCGGCAACCTGGCTTACCTGCACGAAGCAGAGTACAAGGTTGCCACTCAGGCTGTGGCGTGCATCAACCAGCGCTTCGGTGTGCGCCTACCCAAAGAAGAAGCCGCCGCCATTGCGCTGCATCTCATCAACGCCGAGAACTCCGTGGCCCCGAAGGCCGATTTTCTCGACGCCAGCACGATGATCAGCGATGTCATCGGCCTGATCGAAAAGCGGGAGAACATCACCATTGACCGTTCTGGCTTCAACGCCAGCCGCTTTATCACCCACATGGAATACCTGCTGGCCCGCATCCGCAACAACGAGACACTGGAAAACAACAACGACAAACTCTTCAACAATCTGAAACAGGAGTATAGAGAGACTTACCTGTGTGCGGAGGATGTCCGCACCTACCTGCAGCAAAAGACCGGCAAGAACCTGGGAAGCGAGGAAATGTCCTATCTCATGCTTCATATCGAACGGTTCTGCTCCCGCGAGCAGGCTTAA
- a CDS encoding PTS transporter subunit EIIC — MAQKYQELSDKIVGLVGGKANVQFFTHCVTRLRFNVKDESAVKKDEIEKLPGVLGSQWQNGQYQIIIGQAVNDAYRLICEKNGFAVEKSVDEKLDDEKPAQKKGAKAVIDKIFDGISGSLTPLIPALIGCGMIKVILILMDMAGVPADSGTYQLLTFAGDAGFYFLPIMIGAFAAKKFGANPALGMVIGGLLIYPSFASGVSDGTAFNFLGIPVYGVSYSSTIFPIILCCAVMAPIEKFFAKHAPDILRSVLEPLLTIIVMIPLAYCVLGPIGSFLGTYLSTFVLWLYNTLGFIGVAAFAAVMPFVIMTGMHGAFVPYLMQMLTVDPLYEPIFFPALIISNIDQGIAALAVALKTRDTNLKSTGFSTAVTAVVAGVTEPAMYAINLKYKTPMYGAMIGSAIGGCVAGLLKTAIYAFAGASSVIALPLFVSADKPNNLLFMVISVLVGAVATFAATWVLYKPEAANK; from the coding sequence ATGGCACAGAAATATCAGGAGCTTTCTGACAAGATCGTTGGTCTTGTCGGCGGCAAAGCCAATGTCCAGTTCTTTACCCACTGCGTGACCCGCCTGCGTTTTAACGTGAAGGACGAGTCCGCCGTTAAAAAAGACGAAATCGAAAAACTGCCCGGTGTTCTCGGCTCCCAGTGGCAGAACGGCCAGTACCAGATCATCATCGGCCAGGCTGTCAACGATGCCTACCGCCTGATTTGCGAGAAGAACGGCTTCGCCGTGGAGAAATCCGTGGACGAGAAGCTGGACGATGAAAAGCCCGCCCAGAAGAAGGGTGCCAAGGCTGTCATCGACAAAATCTTCGACGGCATCTCCGGCTCGCTGACCCCGCTTATCCCCGCTCTGATTGGCTGCGGCATGATCAAGGTCATCCTGATCCTGATGGACATGGCCGGCGTGCCCGCCGACAGCGGTACATACCAGCTGCTCACCTTTGCCGGTGACGCTGGCTTCTACTTCCTGCCCATCATGATCGGCGCATTCGCCGCCAAGAAGTTTGGTGCCAACCCCGCCTTGGGCATGGTCATCGGCGGCCTGCTGATCTACCCGTCCTTTGCCAGCGGCGTCAGCGACGGCACCGCCTTCAACTTCCTGGGCATCCCCGTGTACGGCGTGAGCTACTCCAGCACCATCTTCCCCATCATCCTGTGCTGCGCCGTCATGGCCCCCATCGAGAAGTTCTTTGCCAAGCACGCCCCTGACATCCTGCGTTCCGTGCTGGAGCCGCTGCTGACCATCATCGTCATGATCCCCCTGGCCTACTGCGTCCTCGGCCCCATCGGTTCTTTCCTGGGCACCTACCTGAGCACCTTCGTCCTGTGGCTGTACAACACCCTGGGCTTCATCGGTGTGGCCGCCTTTGCCGCTGTGATGCCGTTCGTTATCATGACCGGTATGCACGGTGCCTTTGTTCCCTACCTGATGCAGATGCTGACCGTTGACCCCCTGTACGAGCCCATCTTCTTCCCCGCCCTGATCATCTCCAACATCGATCAGGGTATTGCTGCACTGGCTGTCGCTCTCAAAACCAGGGACACCAACCTGAAGTCCACCGGCTTCTCCACCGCTGTCACCGCTGTTGTGGCCGGTGTTACCGAGCCTGCCATGTACGCCATCAACCTGAAGTACAAGACCCCCATGTACGGCGCCATGATCGGTTCTGCCATCGGCGGTTGCGTGGCAGGTCTGCTCAAGACCGCTATCTATGCCTTTGCGGGTGCTTCCTCTGTCATCGCCCTGCCGCTGTTCGTCAGCGCTGACAAGCCCAACAACCTGCTGTTCATGGTCATCTCCGTGCTGGTGGGCGCTGTGGCCACCTTCGCAGCCACCTGGGTCCTGTACAAGCCCGAAGCTGCCAATAAGTAA
- a CDS encoding family 1 glycosylhydrolase: protein MLFMPFCKDFLWGGATAANQIEGGWQEGGKGPSEADMLSAGTHTSPRQITPDTEPGLTYPNRTASDFYHHYKEDIALMGEMGFKAYRMSIAWSRIFPTGEETEPNPAGLQFYDDVFNELKAHGIEPIVTLSHYEMPLHLVNKYNGWASREVIALFERYARTVIAHFKGKVRYYLTFNEINCGTLPLGNYMSLGIRNEGTRDFLHQVDDVQVRYQALHHQLVASARTVLAGHELDPEAKIGNMIAMMPVYPLTCNPKDMLEFQQNWRQFNWYCADVQCRGAYPYYAQSFWEKNGIHLEITDEDCEALRRGTVDFFSLSYYQTNCVTVDPNAAQASGNLLGGAKNPYLESSQWGWQVDPDGLRYTLNEIESRYDLPIIIVENGLGARDALEADGSIHDPYRTDYLQRHIRAMKQAVEEDGVDLFGYTMWGCIDLVSASTGEMAKRYGFIYVDCDDQGHGSFKRYKKDSFDWYRKVIETNGEEL from the coding sequence ATGCTTTTTATGCCGTTTTGCAAAGACTTTCTCTGGGGCGGTGCCACCGCCGCCAACCAGATCGAGGGCGGCTGGCAGGAGGGCGGAAAGGGCCCCAGCGAGGCGGATATGCTTTCTGCCGGGACGCATACCTCTCCCCGTCAGATCACACCTGACACCGAGCCGGGCCTGACCTACCCCAACCGCACCGCCAGCGACTTTTACCACCATTATAAAGAGGACATCGCCCTGATGGGCGAGATGGGCTTTAAAGCCTACCGCATGTCCATCGCGTGGAGCCGCATCTTCCCCACCGGCGAGGAGACCGAGCCGAACCCGGCCGGCCTGCAGTTCTACGATGACGTCTTTAACGAGCTGAAAGCCCACGGCATTGAGCCGATCGTGACCCTGTCCCACTACGAGATGCCGCTGCACCTGGTCAACAAGTACAACGGCTGGGCCTCCCGCGAGGTGATCGCGCTGTTTGAGCGTTACGCCCGTACGGTGATTGCCCACTTCAAGGGCAAGGTGCGGTACTACCTGACCTTCAACGAGATCAACTGCGGCACCCTGCCCCTGGGCAACTACATGTCCCTGGGCATCCGCAACGAGGGCACACGGGATTTCCTGCATCAGGTGGATGATGTGCAGGTGCGGTATCAGGCGCTGCATCACCAGCTTGTGGCCAGCGCCCGCACCGTGCTGGCCGGGCATGAGCTGGATCCAGAGGCGAAGATCGGCAACATGATCGCCATGATGCCCGTCTACCCCTTGACCTGCAACCCTAAGGACATGCTGGAATTCCAGCAGAACTGGCGGCAGTTCAACTGGTACTGTGCCGATGTGCAGTGCCGCGGTGCCTACCCCTACTACGCCCAGAGCTTCTGGGAGAAAAACGGCATCCATCTGGAGATCACCGATGAGGACTGCGAGGCCCTGCGCCGCGGCACGGTGGATTTCTTCTCCCTCTCCTACTATCAGACCAACTGCGTGACGGTCGACCCCAATGCGGCTCAGGCCTCCGGCAACCTGCTGGGCGGCGCGAAGAACCCGTACCTGGAGTCCAGCCAGTGGGGCTGGCAGGTCGACCCGGACGGCCTGCGCTACACCCTCAACGAGATCGAGAGCCGGTATGATCTGCCCATCATCATCGTGGAGAACGGCCTGGGTGCCCGGGACGCGCTGGAAGCTGACGGCAGCATCCACGACCCCTACCGCACCGACTACCTGCAGCGGCACATCCGCGCCATGAAGCAGGCTGTCGAGGAGGACGGCGTGGACCTGTTCGGCTACACCATGTGGGGCTGCATCGACCTGGTCTCCGCCTCCACCGGCGAGATGGCCAAGCGCTACGGCTTCATCTACGTCGATTGTGACGACCAGGGCCACGGCAGCTTCAAGCGGTATAAAAAAGACAGCTTCGATTGGTACCGTAAAGTGATCGAGACCAACGGCGAGGAACTGTAA
- the rpoD gene encoding RNA polymerase sigma factor RpoD has translation MAEKKDSIRSLIETGRRAGKLTNSEISDAMEESGHVLDVEQMEKLYEELESNGIEVIDDDPVSDVDASLLSGTTEEGADDFDDALNTDGITIDDPVKVYLKEIGRVPLLTPEEEIDLALKIQAGGPEGEKAKKRLSEANLRLVVSIAKRYVGRGMQFLDLIQEGNLGLIKAVEKFDHTKGFKFSTYATWWIRQAITRAIADQARTIRIPVHMVETINKVKKVSSQLLHEYGHDPSAEEIAERLEMPVDKVREIMRVAQEPVSLETPIGEEEDSHLGDFIPDDDAPVPAEAASQTLLKEQLADVLKTLTPREEKVLRLRFGLEDGRPRTLEEVGKEFNVTRERIRQIEAKALRKLRHPSRSKKLRDFLD, from the coding sequence ATGGCAGAAAAGAAAGATTCTATCCGCAGCTTGATCGAGACCGGCCGCCGTGCCGGCAAGCTGACCAACAGCGAGATCAGCGACGCGATGGAGGAGAGCGGTCACGTCCTGGACGTGGAGCAGATGGAAAAGCTTTACGAGGAACTGGAGAGCAACGGTATCGAGGTCATCGATGATGACCCCGTCAGCGATGTGGACGCCAGCCTGCTGAGCGGCACCACCGAGGAAGGCGCCGACGACTTCGACGACGCCCTGAATACCGACGGCATTACCATCGACGACCCCGTCAAGGTCTACCTGAAAGAGATCGGCCGCGTGCCCTTGCTGACCCCCGAGGAGGAGATCGACCTGGCCCTGAAAATTCAGGCCGGCGGCCCCGAGGGCGAGAAAGCCAAAAAGCGCCTGAGCGAAGCCAACCTGCGTCTGGTCGTTTCCATCGCCAAGCGTTACGTCGGCCGCGGCATGCAGTTCCTGGACCTGATCCAGGAGGGCAACCTGGGCCTGATCAAGGCGGTGGAAAAGTTCGACCACACCAAGGGCTTCAAGTTCTCTACCTACGCAACGTGGTGGATCCGTCAGGCCATCACCCGCGCCATTGCCGACCAGGCCCGCACCATCCGCATCCCGGTGCATATGGTCGAGACCATCAACAAAGTCAAGAAGGTCTCCAGCCAGCTGCTGCATGAGTACGGCCATGACCCCAGCGCTGAGGAAATTGCCGAGCGCCTGGAGATGCCTGTAGATAAGGTGCGCGAGATCATGCGTGTGGCCCAGGAGCCTGTCAGCCTGGAGACCCCCATCGGTGAGGAGGAGGACAGCCATCTGGGTGACTTCATCCCTGACGATGACGCCCCCGTGCCCGCCGAGGCCGCCAGCCAGACCCTGCTGAAAGAGCAGCTGGCCGACGTGCTGAAGACCCTGACCCCCCGTGAGGAGAAGGTCCTGCGCCTGCGCTTCGGCCTGGAGGATGGCCGCCCCCGCACGCTGGAAGAAGTCGGCAAGGAGTTCAACGTCACCCGTGAACGCATCCGCCAGATCGAAGCCAAGGCCCTGCGCAAGCTCCGCCACCCCAGCCGCAGCAAAAAGCTGCGCGACTTCCTGGATTGA